In one Myxocyprinus asiaticus isolate MX2 ecotype Aquarium Trade chromosome 1, UBuf_Myxa_2, whole genome shotgun sequence genomic region, the following are encoded:
- the LOC127442331 gene encoding histone H2B-like isoform X1, whose protein sequence is MPEPAKSAPKKGSKKAVTKAAGKGGKKRRKSRKESYAIYVYKVLKQVHPDTGISSKAMGIMNSFVNDIFERIAGESSRLAHYNKRSTITSREIQTAVRLLLPGELAKHAVSEGTKAVTKYTSSKSPVLDWQGV, encoded by the exons ATGCCTGAACCAGCAAAGTCCGCCCCGAAGAAGGGATCTAAGAAGGCCGTCACGAAGGCCGCCGGTAAGGGAGGAAAGAAGCGCAGGAAGTCTAGGAAGGAGAGTTACGCTATCTACGTGTACAAAGTCTTGAAGCAGGTTCATCCTGACACCGGGATCTCCTCCAAAGCGATGGGCATCATGAACTCCTTCGTCAATGATATCTTCGAGCGCATCGCCGGTGAGTCGTCTCGTCTCGCTCACTACAACAAGCGCTCCACCATCACATCGAGAGAGATCCAGACCGCCGTGCGTCTGCTGCTGCCCGGTGAACTGGCCAAACACGCCGTGTCTGAGGGGACAAAGGCTGTCACCAAGTACACCAGCTCCAA GTCACCTGTTTTGGACTGGCAGGGGGTCTGA
- the LOC127442396 gene encoding histone H2A-like: protein MSGRGKTGGKARAKAKTRSSRAGLQFPVGRVHRLLRKGNYAERVGAGAPVYLAAVLEYLTAEILELAGNAARDNKKTRIIPRHLQLAVRNDEELNKLLGGVTIAQGGVLPNIQAVLLPKKTEKPGKTK, encoded by the coding sequence ATGAGCGGTAGAGGTAAAACCGGCGGTAAAGCTCGTGCGAAGGCTAAAACTCGCTCATCTAGGGCAGGACTGCAGTTCCCCGTCGGCCGTGTGCACAGACTGCTCCGCAAAGGAAACTACGCTGAGCGCGTCGGTGCCGGTGCTCCAGTTTATCTGGCCGCTGTGCTCGAGTATCTCACCGCTGAGATCCTGGAGTTGGCCGGAAACGCTGCTCGGGACAACAAGAAGACTCGTATCATTCCCCGTCACCTGCAGCTGGCAGTGCGGAACGACGAGGAGTTGAACAAACTCTTGGGTGGAGTGACCATCGCTCAGGGTGGTGTGCTGCCCAACATCCAGGCTGTGCTGCTGCCCAAGAAGACCGAGAAACCCGGCAAGACCAAGTAA
- the LOC127442331 gene encoding histone H2B-like isoform X2 — protein sequence MPEPAKSAPKKGSKKAVTKAAGKGGKKRRKSRKESYAIYVYKVLKQVHPDTGISSKAMGIMNSFVNDIFERIAGESSRLAHYNKRSTITSREIQTAVRLLLPGELAKHAVSEGTKAVTKYTSSK from the coding sequence ATGCCTGAACCAGCAAAGTCCGCCCCGAAGAAGGGATCTAAGAAGGCCGTCACGAAGGCCGCCGGTAAGGGAGGAAAGAAGCGCAGGAAGTCTAGGAAGGAGAGTTACGCTATCTACGTGTACAAAGTCTTGAAGCAGGTTCATCCTGACACCGGGATCTCCTCCAAAGCGATGGGCATCATGAACTCCTTCGTCAATGATATCTTCGAGCGCATCGCCGGTGAGTCGTCTCGTCTCGCTCACTACAACAAGCGCTCCACCATCACATCGAGAGAGATCCAGACCGCCGTGCGTCTGCTGCTGCCCGGTGAACTGGCCAAACACGCCGTGTCTGAGGGGACAAAGGCTGTCACCAAGTACACCAGCTCCAAGTAA
- the LOC127442170 gene encoding histone H1-like gives MAETAPAAAAPPAKAPKKKSAAKPKKTGPSVGELIVKTVSASKERSGVSLAALKKALAAGGYDVEKNNSRVKIAVRSLVTKGTLVQTKGTGASGSFKLNKKQAESTKKPVKKAAPKVKKPAVKKPAAAKKPKSAATKKPAAKKSPKKAKKPAAAKKATKSPKKAKKPAAAKKAAKSPKKAKAAKPKTAKTKAAKPKKAAPKKKLVVRGHNHS, from the exons ATGGCAGAAACCGCTCCAGCTGCAGCCGCCCCGCCGGCCAAAGCGCCCAAGAAGAAATCTGCTGCTAAACCCAAGAAAACGGGTCCAAGCGTCGGTGAACTCATCGTCAAAACTGTGTCTGCATCCAAGGAGAGGAGCGGCGTGTCTCTCGCCGCCCTGAAGAAAGCTCTCGCCGCCGGTGGATACGATGTGGAGAAGAACAACTCCCGCGTCAAGATCGCCGTTAGGAGTCTGGTGACTAAAGGCACTCTGGTCCAGACCAAAGGGACCGGCGCCTCCGGCTCATTCAAGCTCAACAAGAAACAAGCCGAGAGCACGAAGAAACCCGTCAAGAAAGCCGCTCCTAAAGTCAAGAAGCCCGCAGTCAAGAAACCCGCCGCTGCTAAGAAGCCCAAGAGTGCCGCGACTAAGAAACCTGCCGCCAAGAAATCTCCCAAGAAGGCGAAGAAACCAGCAGCCGCCAAAAAGGCAACGAAGAGCCCCAAGAAGGCCAAGAAACCAGCAGCCGCCAAGAAAGCCGCCAAGAGCCCCAAAAAGGCCAAAGCTGCCAAACCCAAAACGGCAAAGACTAAAGCAGCCAAGCCTAAAAAAGCAGCTCCCAAAAAGAA ATTGGTTGTTAGAGGACACAATCACTCCTGA
- the LOC127442513 gene encoding histone H3-like, whose amino-acid sequence MARTKQTARKSTGGKAPRKQLATKAARKSAPATGGVKKPHRYRPGTVALREIRRYQKSTELLIRKLPFQRLVREIAQDFKTDLRFQSSAVMALQESSEAYLVGLFEDTNLCAIHAKRVTIMPKDIQLARRIRGERA is encoded by the coding sequence ATGGCAAGAACCAAACAGACCGCTCGTAAGTCCACCGGTGGAAAAGCCCCGAGGAAGCAGCTCGCTACTAAAGCCGCCCGTAAAAGCGCCCCCGCCACCGGTGGAGTCAAGAAGCCTCATCGTTACAGGCCCGGTACCGTGGCGCTGAGAGAGATCCGCCGTTATCAGAAGTCCACTGAACTGCTGATTCGCAAACTGCCTTTCCAGCGTCTGGTGAGAGAAATCGCTCAGGATTTCAAGACGGATCTGCGCTTCCAGAGCTCCGCCGTCATGGCCCTGCAGGAGTCCAGCGAGGCTTATTTGGTCGGTCTGTTCGAGGACACCAACTTGTGTGCCATCCATGCCAAGAGGGTCACCATCATGCCCAAAGACATTCAGCTGGCACGCCGCATTCGTGGAGAGCGCGCTTAA
- the LOC127442437 gene encoding histone H4 — translation MSGRGKGGKGLGKGGAKRHRKVLRDNIQGITKPAIRRLARRGGVKRISGLIYEETRGVLKVFLENVIRDAVTYTEHAKRKTVTAMDVVYALKRQGRTLYGFGG, via the coding sequence ATGTCTGGTAGAGGTAAAGGCGGTAAAGGACTCGGGAAAGGAGGCGCTAAGCGTCACCGCAAAGTGTTGCGTGATAACATCCAGGGAATCACCAAACCCGCCATCCGGCGTCTCGCTCGCCGTGGCGGTGTCAAGCGTATCTCCGGTCTGATCTATGAGGAGACACGCGGTGTGTTGAAAGTGTTTCTGGAGAACGTTATCCGTGATGCCGTCACCTACACTGAACACGCCAAGAGAAAGACCGTCACTGCCATGGACGTTGTGTACGCGCTGAAACGACAGGGACGAACTCTGTACGGCTTCGGAGGATAA